The Mixophyes fleayi isolate aMixFle1 chromosome 9, aMixFle1.hap1, whole genome shotgun sequence DNA window ATTTTGTACCAATTTTGCTCCTTTAAATACTGGGAAGTGTGGATTACTGAGCCCTAACAGCTGGGTgaacacagcatgaaagagattGTGCAAGATCTAAaacaaattaagaaaataaagaGAAGCATGAGCAAGAATGGGTGTAGTGGATAAGGGAGCATTAATGTAGACAAGTCTAAAGGACTATAGACTGGCGGGATGTGAGCACACAGGTGAGGAGTGAGAAGCGCACATCTTGTAAGAATATTGGTAGATACAGGATGTTTAAAGTATAACTCTTAGCCActcacagtagaggcagccatttttgtgtgGTATTCATGAGGGCACATGCTATTGCCAGCGGTAGACCCTACTGGAGCAGAGATTTGCTGGGTTCCTGTGGCAAAAGCTTCCATTGGGAAGTACAAGTGTCATCGCAATCCTCCTTCTGCTGTCTCCATCTCAGGGTGAATGTGTAGATGCACCAAGACTGGCCTGGCGAAGCCACAATACtactcttaccgctgccagccgGTATCGTCGGGCAGCTGAGTATATTTTCTTAGTAAATCATGGCTAAATGAGGTTTTCTATATCTGTGATAACCAGCATTAGAAAAACAACCCTATCGCCACTTTTTGAAAAATAGACCCCCTAAAATCTGGCAAACTTCAGGCTTTATACACGGCGCTTCCATTGTCTCAGGGTGTTAAAGTTAGAGTAGTATTACACCCCacccagggaagggctggcatattttagccttagtgggcaagactcgactcagcaggctactaggaacattttaaaggaaaaaaatgcaggtggcccagtgacccagcccaaggtagctcaatATGTGACCCatccggggggcagatgccccctgcccagcctgcccctgaccccACCCCATACATATTATTGAACATGTCATCTCTCTAAGAGTGGTGTCACATGACTGCCATGAACGCCAGAAGAACAGAGTGATCCATACCCTGAGCGGTGAGCGTGAGATACGGTTTCCGTGTTGCATATTTGGGGACTGAATCAATGCTTCCATAATCACTCCTATGACTCCCGCCTTAGGGAAAGCTCAGGATGTGCATCCTTCTATTGTCATATGTGCTGGTGGCGACACGCCCTGATTCTGTCACATGGTCTGAGTGCTGAGTGACAGAATCACTGAGCCATTTCTCCACATGTGAAGGTGGACGTATTGGATGAGATATGACCATTTGTCACATGGGAAGCTGCGCCTATATCTTTTCTGGTTTCACTGGAGCCTGTTAGCGCAGCCAGAAGATGACCGTACACCCCGGAAGACAGTTGTCATCTTCCAACTCCATGTACCAAAAAGCAAAAAATTTTGATATGACTATTATGGGGGCAGATGGCAGATTTCGCAGATGATATTACAGATAGGTAAAAAAAGATTTCTAAAATTCCAATAAATGGTTTAAATTTCAGAAGGTGCACAGCACATACAATGcaagaataaaaagaaagagaaTGAGCAATTAATCATAAATCTTACTCATCTCTTATTTCTTCTCTTTCCTACAATATCCAGGATGTCCTAATATCATTAGCAAGTCTGCCTGGGGGGGAAGGAGGTCAACCTGCAAACCCCGCATAAAGAACCCCGTCCCATGGGTGATCATCCACCACACAACTGGGCCAAGCTGTAATACAAAGGCGTCCTGCATCAATCAAGTGAAAGGCATTCAGAACCACCACATGAATGCTAATAAATGGTGTGACGTCGGATACAAGTTAGTGATAAGTATGGCGCGGTGGGAGGGGCTTGTTTATATTTAGAAACACTGAGTTATACTTACATGTGATTGTCTGATCTGGCGGCTCCACTGAAAGCACCAAAAGTCCAGCACACCTTCCTTCTCACCTATTAATGGAGGCTCAATTCAAACACCCagtgttgtcaatgcccctccatCATGAACTTACCATTTGCATGAATGGGCCGTTCACAGGGAAAGGGGGCTTTGACAACACTGCTGCCTGggggaggggctttgacaacaCTGCTGTCTGTCTAAAACTGTGCATCAGATAAAATAATAGCGCCGGATCACTGGAACCTTGGGGATGACTGCGGGATCGAAGGATCTGTATATAACTCTGTATATGTTTCCTATTGCTGGACAGGATGAAAACACTTGTATATGAAATGGAAAAACTGCACGACCCTAATATTCTCCAACTGAGCaaccgggaagggggggggggggaagaggtggtggtggtgggggcatTACAATTCTTTAATTCATTTTGTGCTCTATTTACACACATTTTTACAGCCAAATGTTCCAGGGCAGCACATAAATTGTATTAATTTTACCTGGGTTTTATTCATCTTCTTTATTTTTACCACTTTGTCTTTTAATTGTTCCCACAAAATAATGGAGAAAGGTCTGTTGGATAGAGGTGCATGATAGCGTAGGTTGCACAATTATTAATTTAGGGCGTATTTACCCACAGGGCCTAAAGCAGTTTTACCTCTAAACATATCCTTGAGGTTCATTTCTAATGAAGTGCAGATATAATATAACCACACTAATTTAATTGTGTATCTTGTAATAGCTCAATGAAAGTCAACTGGTGATTGGCTGATATGGGTtgctgtaaatttgcattttaacattttatcatacaaaaaataatgtaagtagAATTTACTCCCTCTCCAATAAGGGCTCATGCACAGGAGAAACATTTCAATCAATTAATGGTTCTGTGCATTAAATGGCGTTGTACATGGACAGGACTATGTAGTCCATTGCCTTCAGGTAACAGATGATAAAACAGGTTAGATGAAGGAAATGGGCAAGTCCTGCTGCAACCAGGAGATGGCGCTGGTGTGCATGAGCCCATACCCATCACATCCACAAAAAGACTTATTAACATCTGAAAGTGCCAGTCACTAATTGCTTATTGCTCATTTCTGTACACGCTTCATAAATGTCACAATGTTTAATACCTTCACATCAGTGACAGTTTACAAACACCAATCGCCTCTTTGTGGTGTCAACAGATTTGATATTCATGTATTGGGCAGCATGTGAATTTACTTTCAATTTTCATTTGTATTGAATATTAATAATgttgttttacaaaaaaatagcTATAGAAAAAAACAAGTTTTTCCGTTATATTCACCTTTCACTGAATCTGTTACACCTAGTAGTGAAACATGTTGTTTGGGGTCCAATTTAACAATCTGTAGCGAGAAGGACAATTTCCTTAATGCTGCAATTCACCCAAAAAAATCACTGGGGCAGATGAGCGATACTCCAGGTACAGGTCGCAATACTTGTTAAAGAGGCTTCCCCTATTCAAAGGCTTTCGCTGAGGAATCATACTGCCAGAGGGGATTACAATGGTGGATTGTAGTGTTATCTCCGGCAGTAAACATTTCATGTATTGGGTGAAATACAACAAAGACAAACCCTATCATCGGCAAAAAGAGCCACAACAGGGCCTCTTGCCCTTTAACACATCAGCAGCCTGATATTGAGTATAtatggactaagaactatatcaGTCAggcatactagggggtaaatttatcaagctgcgggtttgaaaaagtagagatgttgcttacatcaaccaatcagattctagttatcatttatttagtacattctacaaaatgacagctaaaaatctaattggttgctataggcaacatctctactttttcaaacccgcggcttaATTAATTTACCCCTAGGGGTCTTTTGTCTTTGCCAAAAAATACCTTAGACAGAAGATACAATTCAATAATGTGGAGCTAATATTCTTGTTAGGGAAATTATGTATTCAAGGGCAGGTGCCCCAATTGCCAGATCCTAGTGAAGCCAAGGGACAAAGATATGGGAAAATAAGGACAGGGAAAAAGGTAGGGAAGAAATGGGCATGTTGATGGAAGATAATCATTAAGATGTCTATGAAAATAATGGGGGAGGAAGATAGGAATGAAGAGGTCGACGGATACATTAAAGGGGTGCAGGACCAAGGGATGAAAGATAAGGTTGAAGAAAGTAAAAAGGATGGGGCTAAACTGATGAAATATAAGACGAAAGAGGTCTACGAAAATAATAAAGGAGGTGAATTATAAAGGAGAGGAAGAAAATATAGgtaaatttttattgaaaaaaaaaagaaagtattgaAAAAGCTTGAATGTAATCAATGAGATGaatgaaattaataaataatagacATGGATAGAAATAAAAGGGGTGGCAGTTTATAGGGAGAAAGGAACGAGAGCAGAATAATAGGGTAAAGTGGCAGGAGCTTCACGTACTGGTCAATAGTAACTATGCAGTATATacttatataatcacacagctttCTAGTCGGCAATGATGGCAACGTATACGAAGGTGTTGGCTGGACAACGGTTGGAGCTCATGCTAGAGGTTCCAACAGCAAGTCCATTGGGATCTCTTTCATTGGAAACTATATGAGTAAGTAGAGAAACTCAGTGACATAAGGGATGTTTCCATATAACATTAATGTTTGTTTATTCAAAATCCTCACTTTTCACGACTCTTATAACTAAACCACATGGATGAAAACACTAGTAGTGAAAGTAATAAATTAGCACTATATACTGACCTTAGTTCTATAATCACAGTTGACCATgggccagtgatgggcaacccaaTATAATTCctattttccttggtttgtttcttcagactgctatAAATGATTGACAATTCTGCAGAGTTTCCATTGTTTTGTGACTGCCATGGTAGTCAAGACAtgacatactgagagctgtgtagcagactgactgtgtctgggaGCTAAGTAATggcgtctatttattaaaaagtgacAATAGAGCTATTTTTCACTTATCTCAGTGATAGAAAACCTTTATCATCATGATTTACCAAGAAAAATATCGCCATGGCAGGTGAGTGATACCAGTCTTGGTGGATCTGTACATATGTGACCTGGATAAATGAGTAAGTCACTGACGCTGCTatgtgtgacataattaggatgAGTAAATGTTGGTGGGTATGTACTCACAAATGGACTGATGAGGTTTGTAAGCCAGGGTAGATTTTTCTGTGTTAAATTGTGTACTCTGGATATGAAAAAAATGATGATCTTAAGGTGTTTGCAAATGTTACAGTCCGATAATTCAATCCAACAGTTTCATATTGAATTGAATTGTTTTGTGGGTAACAGTTGACTGAATATAGTCACATGTGGCTGGCCAAAAGGATTGGCAAACTGATCATCTTAGGGGAAAAGTTTTCATCCAAAAGTGATCAGATTGAAGCCAACTGAAGTCCAACAATTCTACAACTGCTTATACTGGATGTgcattgcaaatatttttttgattGTCACATTTAAATTTGAAAGTGGGTGTCTGATTATTAATGATCGGATGGTAACGTGTGCTTGTTATGTCTCCTCTTGTACTTACAATTTATTCCTTCCTCCCCCACCCCTCACACTCTCCATTTTCTCCCCCCCCAGATAATCTACCATCTCCAGCCGCAATAAACGCAGCTCAAAGACTCATCAGTTGTGGGGTTTCCAAAAAAATGATTCGAGCAGATTATACCCTGAAGGGACATCGAAACGTGTTCAACACCGCTTGTCCTGGGAACGCCTTATATAATAACATCAAAACCTGGGGCAGATTTAAGGCATAAGACTCACATTCAGTGTGTTCTGCAAGGATAATCCAAAACTAAAGCTGAAGATTTTAATCATAGTATCTGCCTTATGTCTTTCTCTCTTTTATCCCTGTCTGGATCATATCTTAAAAATAGAAAGTTTGTAATCATTCTGCTATATATTACAATGCAGTGGTAAATAAAGCATACAAAAATGTTTCGTTTTGGTGTTTTTACACAAAAAAAGGAAGCATATTCAAAGTGGAAACGTCCCTATGTTGGGGCACCTTGGCAATGATATCACCTATGTCTAGATTAAGGTGAAGGATGGGTATATGTGAGATGACTGGTAATGATTTAAAGGACCAGTTATCTCGCACACACAAAAACTTTACTTTACACTCATGAAATTTCTCCCTCCTCATGCCCCCATTGTACCTCATTTCATATTgttcatattttcttttcttacatAATAGagtcaaaatggatttattctgGAATCCTTACAACTGATCAACACGAATACTCTGCaatgttatttaaaaacaaataagtaaacaagtaaaaaaaaaaacctcaaaaattgattacataagtattcacTCCCACTTGTTTTGATAGCTGGTAGAACCACCTTTAGCTACAATTACAGCTTTGAGTTTTTGGGTTTCTGTTTTACACATCTGCAATTATCACCCATTCTTGCTTTGCAATATTAtttcacaatataaataaaggtaGCTGATGGCAAACTATTCTAGTTCGCTATTAATCAACTTCTACCATGTCCTGAAAATTATAGGGGTGGTGGATAGCTTTCTTTTCGGAAtcctactattttttttatatgtgataACCGAATaccaaacacaataaaataaaaatttgggGGATGATTTATTGAAGGGCAAAAAGCTCTATCGCTGGTGAAAATGGGTGAGAGTATGATAACAGACATGGAGGTGTTGTAAGCAGAAAAACAGATTTACTTAACTTCGATTTCAGGTTATCAAACAGGTACAAGCATCAAGAACAAGTGCAGGAATTCCCAGATTGCCCATCTCATGGCAAGGCACTAAAGTGTTCAAGACATCTTAGTAGGAAAGCTTCAGGGCACTTGTTCCTTAAGCCCACTGAATATTTGAAATAACTTCTGTTTAGACTGGTATTTCCATACTGATAACAAGACCCCATCAGAAAAAACAGCAGATGGCAGTATTACACTacttatgtgtgtatattatatgataACTACACATAACAGCAGATGGCAGCAACACTACAACTAAGCACATAGTAAATGTTATGCTATTTTGTATTTCATTCAAGGCCAGAGCCTGCCTGTAAAAATAATTTCCCCCAATCACATACTGGGTACTGTCTTATTAAGTCTTAACCTCTTGTTTGTAAACTTTTCTCTGGAACGTTCTAACACTGATAATATTTCATGAGAACACAATATGTGCAAAAATAACAGAATGTAATGAAAATATGTTGAGTCATTTATacaaacacaaacatatatacactcagtggccattAGATTTACCTGCTCATTAATGCTAATATCTAATCAGCTAATCGTGTGGCagtaactcaatgcataaaagcatgtagacatggtcaagaggttcagatgttgttcagaccaaacaccagaacgGGGAAGAAATGttatctaagtgactttgactgtggaacGATTGTTAATGAGAAAGGTCGGAGGAGAATTACCAGACTGGTACAAGCTGAGAGGAAGATGACAGTAACTCAAATTACCATGTTTTACAATAGTGGTATTCAGCAGAGCATCTCTGAATCAGTAGCAcattgaaccttgaagtggatgggatacagcagcagaagacaacACCGGGTTTCACTCCTGCAGAGGTTTCATTTTTTTAACATCATTTCAGATATTTCCTATATGTTCAAGCAGTCTCTGTTTCAATGGTCTGCTTGTGATTCCAATGTAGCTTAAGTTGCAGGTACATGTAAGGCAATAAACCACAGCTTGTGTGTCACAATTTATGAAATCATTAATGATGTGGCTCTTACGGAATTTGTCCTcaaattgtttcatttttttggtaAATTTACATGCTTTACACTTTCCACATGGAAATAATCCCTTAACTGTATTAGTCCTCACTGTTTTTTTGGAATTATCTTGAAAATGGCTGTGTACAAGTAAATCTCGCAGATTATTGGATCTCCTCCAACTCGTGGATATTCTGTCACCAATTATTTGTTGAAGGTCTGGATTTAGCCTTAAGATATAGCTGTAtttttgtaatatagattgcatttCATGCCATGGATTGTTGAAGGTACTTGTAAATCTGACTTGTTCATCCTCTGGCTTGATTCGTCTTTGTGGGAAAACCAAATCATCCCTTTCAATGGCTTTAGTTTCATTGTAtgatttttttgatcattttctgACTATAGCCTCTTTTGGTGAGTCTCATACGTAATTCATTTGCTCTTCTTTCATAGCTTTTTGATTCTCCACAATTCCAATTTGCACGTAAAAACTGTCCTTTTGAAATGCTTTTGATTGTTGAGGGAAATTGGGAACTAGAGGCATGGAGGATGCTATTCATGGCTGTTTCTTTTCTAAACATATCCATTGATATTACTTTCTCATCTGTAACAAATATCGTTAGATCTAAGAAAGTGAATTTTTCTGAATTTATCTCAAAAGTCATTTTCAGatttaaaggggcatattcaattctttgaagtccccgcggcgttaaaattattaccgttattagggtaatagtaagctggatttcagctccctgagccgtgagctgaaatccagcgagaagactaccgtaataatggtatttactcgcaatattaccgtaataacggtaatactgcgcgcaccacgagatttttggcgtttccgccaacaattcaATGTTTACATTCAGTTGATTTATAAATTAAACAAAGATTTCTTTTTGTCCTTCCCAAATCAAAAATATATTGTCTATAAATTTTAGCCACATTAAGATATGCTGTGTGTGTTTTTCGTAAAAACTACCTCCTGCTCCCACCACCCCAAATGCATGTTAGCATATGTGGGGGCACATGTTGTCCCCATTGCTGTGCCCCTCACTTGCAAAAAGTATTTATCATCAAAAATGAAATTATTCTTTGTTAGAATGAATTCTAGCAATTTTGGAATGAAATTATTGTGGTAATTTTCTACTTTCATTTCCAAAAAATGTTTAACTGCATGTAGGCCTATATGATATTTAATGCTGGTATAAAGGGTCTCTATATTGCATCACACAGCCATGTGTTATTATTTACTGTGATATTTTGTAGTTTACTGAGGGCACCTAAAGTGTCACGTAGATAGGAGGGCAGGGTCAGTATATATCTCTGTTCTATATTCTGTTGTTGGCCAAATCACTATGTGGCCTCCCTTGTCCAGAGGTTTCATGACATCATCCCATttgctaatttattttaatgctttTCTCTCTTCTGTTGTAATGTTAGTGCTTCCTTGATTTGGTGTTTTTATTACGGTATCTCGGTATCTAGATCTTTAGAGTCTACATCCATGTATATTGTTACTTGAGGGCATATCATACGATTAGggctgaattttttttagcagagtAGTTCTATCTTTATTTTTTGATTAATTACTCAGATATAATGCTTCGGACTGTAGCTCTTCTAATATTTGTATAGTTTATTGTTCTTGTAAATCACAAGGATTTTGTAAAGTCTCAACAATGGTTCTCTCTACAGTCGAATTGGAATTAATATTTTCTTCAGTATTGAAGTTGAGCTCTTGCTTTTGTTTTCTTCCAAAAAGATGCAGTTTTTTTTCAACTTCAAATCTGTTGCTGTACGCTGTGGGTGAATAGGACAAGcccctagatcagtgatgggcaaaccagtcctcaagggccatcaacagttcatgtttttaggatttctttaatcatgcacagctgagttaatctatttggctgggtcagtaattattccGTAACTAAAAGTAGAATGACCGCACTAAGTTGGTTAATGGATAAATATTATTAAACCCCCAATCTTGCTTATAATGTATTCCAGTGTAACTTTCCTATCAtagctggagggtgctcccttatacttGTAATTAATGTGTAGCACCAGAGAGAAAGAAAGTAtgtcaaggggcactccggggtgtttaaaattaaaataacattttattggtatgcgttaaaaatataataatatatctaacaactagcgaaatatattaaaaacatgtgctgtgtgaaaataaaaaatgcagaactaACTGCAAATCGCTGTGTTATCACGCTATTGAGTTATAGTAAATACAAaagttctatattatatattatagtattgaATTTTACTGCTGATTGAGTACAATTGTTGTATAGTTTTTGATCAATGATAtcacatatatgtttatattgtggtgaaacaaggtgATAAATTATAGTATCTATAGATTCATTAAGATAAACAACCTTGTTCACTTGAATATAGAGACACTAATTAGCTATCTAAAGCTGATATCAATTATTGTATAAAATGACTCTGTTGGTGATTCAAGCTCTTTGAATTGTTATAGTGTATCAAGATACAGGTATAATTTCATTGTAGTAGTTAAAATATAAACCCTATGTCCTGATATTATATACTAGTTTGTTTAATTGATGGCTTAATTAACACTTAGGAGTTGCTATAATATAGATGGCGTGATTGGCATATAGATATGAATGCCGTTAGCTACGCTGTGTATTGTCCTGGGGTTGAGGAGATCTATCTCTTTTCATTATATCCCCATTGACTAGCGTGATTGACCCCCACGGTATGATGTATGTTGGCCAAATCTGAGCTCTATCTAACTTGATATGAGTACATTGATATCTAGCTAAACTATTACTGGGTTGAAAATATCACATCAGCAGAGCGTGAAAGAcacagcgaacgccgacgcgcgtttcgcttgtgtgctttttcaaggcaaaggCTTAAAGGCTTTATGCGCGGCTCTTGTCTTCTATGTTCTCAGGGTGTTAAAGCTTGAGCAGTATTATACCCCACCCCACACATTTTATTGAGCATGTCAGCTCTCATAAGCAAGCAGGGACTCACTGCGTGGAGAGTGTTCTGTATACAGTGACCGCTGGATTGAGAGCAGTATAACAGTATATTGTTGCTATAACACACTGTGACATAAAAGTATATGGAATGTTAGGAGTACATAAAATCTAACTCTAGAAAGAGGCGTTCCTTAATTCAAGTTGATAGACTTATATTTGCGTCACAGTCTGATTATCCCCTAAGACGCTCTAttgattttagtattttatatccGCCTccctttttttcatttattattttattgacacataataaaagttacattttataacATTCTAGTGTTGGTTCAAATGTGGTTCAATAATTAATTCCTCGTGAAAGGtgctaagaaaaataaaaaaaggattgACTCTTAGACAGTAGTACTTTCTTCTTCTTGATTATTTTAGGTTTTAAAATACTACTTAGAGAGCACCCAGATACATAAGAAACAAATATTGTAATTGATGTATTATAGTATATTTTTGGGTCATTTTAGACCAAAACTCTTCTAGTGTGATGCGTCTTTTTCACCTTTATAAAGATGGTAAGGAGGGTAAACATGTGGCAGATGGGAAGGAGGGGCAATGTGTGGCAGATGGGCAGGAGGGTAAACTGATGCCAGATGGGAAGGAGGGGCAGGAGTGTTAACTGTTGGATTTCGAATATAAGAAACAATGGCATAGGTCAATCTCTCCCGGGTTGTTTGAAGTGTGTTTTGTCTCCGTGTGTTTTGAATTTGatccattttgttttccaaacagATAttgcttttataatttttttagacaaacTTTTGGTACATTGACCGATGGCCGCTACCTCCAAATTCTTCTTCCTGTGGAAGCTGTTCCTCCGCCCAGTCACAGGTGTCATCACCCGTGGGCTCCTGTTCCACCTCACTCGCCTCCTCTGCATCTCCAGCTAACATAATAGAAGAGAAAAATAACATCATAACCACGtatgttgttgcccatagcatctAAGTTTTTGCAACATATCCGTAGATTTCAGAACACACATTAGTCAGTACAcatgtgaaatgtattttttatatttatgtgggTTCATGCAGAGATAATATTACACCAAATGATTTGACAATATGCATAAAGTGCAAACATCTTATGTTTGGCATCACAGAATATACATAGTGATATTAAATACGTGgccagattatccaataggctgactaggtcaCAGTCTAGAGGACTGGTGGTGTTTTTGAAAAATTTAAAATCTCATTTGTAAAAAAGCAAGTG harbors:
- the LOC142101934 gene encoding peptidoglycan-recognition protein SC2-like encodes the protein MFYFTDICSVLTFTVIMTRLVILLAALCAIAYGCPNIISKSAWGGRRSTCKPRIKNPVPWVIIHHTTGPSCNTKASCINQVKGIQNHHMNANKWCDVGYNFLVGNDGNVYEGVGWTTVGAHARGSNSKSIGISFIGNYMNNLPSPAAINAAQRLISCGVSKKMIRADYTLKGHRNVFNTACPGNALYNNIKTWGRFKA